The nucleotide window GAGCAGAGATATGTCTTTGTTCGGCTGCTTTAATCTGTGTGAAGGGCTGAATCGCACCGAATTTTGCAATGATTTTTTCATATCTTGCTTGTGCTAGATATTCATCTTGAATCGCATACGTTAAAGCTTCTTGTAACGTAATAGAGGTAGCTTGAAGAGCGCCTTTTGCACCGAAATCTTTTGGGGGTTCGGTTTGTGCTGGGACTTTTGAAACATGTAGCATTAAAAAAAGAGTAAGAAACAGTATTGTGCATACGTTGTTCTTGGTGAGAGTGAAATTCATGTAACCATCTCCTTTCAATGAAATCATAACGATTCTTATTGTGTTCAAACGTTTATAAAACATACAAAATTGAGTGATGAAGTAGATCAAATTGGAATTATGGGTGCATATTTAACGAGAAGGACTTTTCGCTCTTCTCCCGAATACCTACCATGTAAATGGAAAGGAGAATTTCATGTACAAAGCACTATTAATCTGTCTGCTGCTTCTGCCGCTATTTGGCTGCAAGCAAACTGACCTTGTCCGCATTGAGTACGAAGGCAATACGGCAGGTAGGATTACTGAATCCCATCAACTAAACGAGGTAGCAGACATATTTGAATCAATTGAGTGGACGACCTCAGACTTTCAGGCGACAAAGCCCTATGATATCCAAGCTACGCTGTTTTACCGTGAGAATCCCAATATGCCGGAGCGGCTAAAAGCATATCAAATTTGGTTTTATGAAAAAGAGGCACAGGTTGTTGGGGAGAAGCCGGGGTACGGTGTGTTAGATGAAAAGCAGGCAGAGTGGCTGCGACAGCTGCTGAAATAGTAAAAGCGAACGATTTATTCTTCTTCGT belongs to Ectobacillus sp. JY-23 and includes:
- a CDS encoding DUF2202 domain-containing protein, translated to MNFTLTKNNVCTILFLTLFLMLHVSKVPAQTEPPKDFGAKGALQATSITLQEALTYAIQDEYLAQARYEKIIAKFGAIQPFTQIKAAEQRHISALLTLFTTYNIAVPQDNAKQYVTTPSSLKEAFQAGVDGEIDNIAMYNKLSSLSLPSDVTAVMKQLGAASQNHLAAFKSGLQQYQ